A single window of Achromobacter xylosoxidans DNA harbors:
- a CDS encoding benzoate/H(+) symporter BenE family transporter, producing MSSPSASPLLARDLLHPVVAGLISVIVNYGGTFILVFQAAKVAGLSPALTASWVWSVSIGVGVTGILLSWAAREPIITAWSTPAAAFLVTALATTPYAEAIGAYLISAAAFVALGLSGCFDKAIRLIPPGVAAGLLAGILLPFGIGAFGGMSLDPLLTGWLILAYVALKRYTARYAVVGILVSGLALLLLQDRVDLSGLRLEFATPVFTAPAFSLNGLLSVALPLFLITLTGQYMPGMLVLRNDGFKTSANPIVTLTGLGSLLMAPFGSHAFNVAAITAAICTGREAHDDPSKRWIAGIAAGLFYILVGVFGVTLAALFMALPATFITTLAGLALLGTIGGSLAGALADPKTREASLITFLAAAANIKLFGIGGAFWGLVIGLLAHAALNGRLPRRLRPPRYTDLPRPQATGKEMVK from the coding sequence ATGTCTTCCCCCAGCGCTTCCCCCCTGCTCGCGCGCGATCTCCTCCATCCCGTCGTCGCCGGCCTGATCTCGGTCATCGTCAACTATGGCGGCACCTTCATCCTGGTGTTCCAGGCCGCCAAGGTCGCCGGCCTCAGTCCAGCGCTGACCGCCTCCTGGGTCTGGTCGGTGTCCATCGGCGTCGGCGTCACCGGCATCCTGCTGAGCTGGGCCGCGCGCGAACCCATCATCACCGCGTGGTCCACGCCCGCCGCGGCCTTCCTGGTCACGGCGCTCGCCACCACGCCCTACGCCGAAGCCATCGGCGCCTACCTGATCTCGGCCGCCGCGTTCGTCGCGCTTGGGCTGTCCGGCTGCTTCGACAAGGCCATCCGCCTGATCCCGCCCGGCGTGGCCGCCGGCCTGTTGGCCGGCATCCTGCTGCCGTTCGGAATCGGCGCGTTTGGCGGCATGTCGCTGGACCCGTTGCTGACGGGCTGGCTGATCCTGGCCTACGTCGCCCTCAAGCGCTATACCGCGCGCTACGCCGTGGTCGGCATCCTGGTGTCGGGGCTGGCCCTGCTGTTGTTGCAGGACCGGGTCGACCTGTCGGGTCTGCGGCTGGAATTTGCCACGCCGGTCTTCACCGCGCCCGCATTCTCGCTCAATGGCCTGCTGAGCGTGGCGCTGCCGCTGTTCCTGATCACGCTGACCGGGCAGTACATGCCGGGCATGCTGGTGCTGCGCAACGACGGCTTCAAGACCAGCGCCAACCCCATCGTCACCCTCACCGGCCTGGGCTCGCTGCTGATGGCGCCGTTCGGCTCGCATGCCTTCAACGTGGCCGCGATCACCGCCGCCATCTGCACCGGCCGCGAAGCCCATGACGATCCGTCCAAGCGCTGGATCGCCGGCATCGCCGCGGGCCTGTTCTACATCCTGGTCGGCGTGTTCGGCGTGACGCTGGCCGCCCTGTTCATGGCCCTGCCCGCCACCTTCATCACCACCCTGGCGGGCCTGGCGCTGCTGGGCACCATCGGCGGCAGCCTGGCCGGCGCCCTGGCCGATCCAAAAACACGCGAGGCCTCGCTGATCACCTTCCTGGCGGCAGCGGCCAACATCAAGCTGTTCGGCATCGGCGGCGCCTTCTGGGGCCTGGTGATCGGCCTGCTCGCCCATGCCGCGCTCAATGGCCGCCTGCCGCGACGCCTGCGCCCGCCCCGCTACACTGATCTGCCGCGCCCGCAAGCCACCGGCAAGGAAATGGTGAAATGA
- the lysS gene encoding lysine--tRNA ligase encodes MTDHTTAPATAQDENRLIAERRAKLAKLRETGVAYPNDFVPDARAAALHDKYDDQTQEALAAAPVTVKVAGRMMLKRVMGKASFATLQDSTGRIQIYLDRGTLGEDSYAAFKQWDIGDIIAVEGSVFKTNKGELSVHAATARLLSKSLRPLPDKFHGVADQELRYRQRYVDLIMTDATRRTFEARSKAMGSIRQFMLNAGFLEVETPMLHPIPGGAAAKPFVTHHNALDMEMFLRIAPELYLKRLIVGGFERVFEVNRNFRNEGVSPRHNPEFTMMEFYAAFADYRWLMDFTEELIRQAAISATGSAVLTYQERELDLSKPFDRLTICEAILKYAPGYTQAQLDDVAFVRAELKKLGADADGPVLARAGLGALQLALFEETAEAKLWNPTYIIDYPVEVSPLARASDTREGITERFELFMTGREIANGFSELNDPEDQAERFRSQVEAKDAGDEEAMYYDADYIRALEYGMPPTGGCGIGIDRLVMLLTDSPSIRDVILFPHLRRED; translated from the coding sequence ATGACCGACCACACGACCGCTCCGGCAACCGCCCAGGATGAAAACCGCTTGATCGCCGAACGGCGCGCCAAGCTGGCCAAACTGCGCGAGACCGGGGTCGCGTATCCCAACGATTTCGTCCCCGACGCCCGCGCCGCGGCCCTGCACGACAAGTACGACGACCAGACGCAGGAAGCCCTGGCCGCCGCGCCCGTCACCGTCAAGGTCGCCGGCCGCATGATGCTCAAGCGCGTCATGGGCAAGGCCAGCTTCGCCACGCTGCAGGACAGCACCGGCCGCATCCAGATCTACCTGGACCGCGGCACGCTGGGCGAAGACAGCTACGCCGCGTTCAAGCAATGGGACATCGGCGACATCATCGCGGTCGAAGGGTCGGTCTTCAAGACCAACAAGGGCGAACTGTCGGTGCACGCCGCCACGGCGCGCCTGCTGTCCAAGTCGCTGCGCCCGCTGCCGGACAAGTTCCACGGCGTGGCCGACCAGGAACTGCGCTACCGCCAGCGCTACGTCGACCTCATCATGACCGACGCCACGCGCCGCACCTTCGAGGCGCGCAGCAAGGCCATGGGCAGCATCCGCCAGTTCATGCTGAACGCCGGCTTCCTCGAAGTCGAAACGCCCATGCTGCACCCGATTCCGGGCGGCGCGGCGGCCAAGCCCTTCGTCACGCACCACAACGCGCTGGACATGGAAATGTTCCTGCGCATCGCGCCCGAGCTCTATCTCAAGCGCCTCATCGTCGGCGGCTTCGAACGCGTGTTCGAAGTCAACCGCAACTTCCGCAATGAAGGCGTGAGCCCGCGCCACAACCCGGAATTCACGATGATGGAGTTCTACGCGGCCTTCGCGGACTACCGCTGGCTGATGGACTTCACCGAGGAACTGATCCGCCAGGCCGCCATCTCGGCCACCGGCAGCGCCGTGCTGACCTACCAGGAACGCGAGCTGGATCTGTCCAAGCCGTTCGACCGCCTGACCATCTGCGAAGCCATCCTCAAGTACGCCCCCGGCTACACCCAGGCGCAACTGGACGACGTCGCCTTCGTGCGCGCCGAACTCAAGAAGCTGGGCGCCGATGCCGATGGCCCGGTGCTGGCGCGCGCCGGCCTGGGCGCGCTGCAATTGGCGCTGTTCGAGGAAACGGCCGAAGCCAAGCTGTGGAACCCCACCTACATCATCGACTACCCGGTCGAGGTGTCGCCGCTGGCGCGTGCCTCCGATACCCGCGAGGGCATCACCGAGCGCTTCGAGCTGTTCATGACGGGCCGCGAGATCGCCAACGGCTTCTCCGAGCTGAACGATCCCGAAGACCAGGCCGAGCGTTTCCGCTCGCAGGTCGAGGCCAAGGACGCCGGCGACGAGGAAGCGATGTACTACGACGCCGACTACATCCGCGCGCTGGAATACGGCATGCCCCCGACGGGCGGCTGCGGCATCGGCATCGACCGCCTGGTGATGCTGCTGACCGACAGCCCCAGCATCCGCGACGTCATCCTCTTCCCGCACCTGCGCCGTGAAGACTAA
- a CDS encoding SDR family oxidoreductase, with protein sequence MSDTIAILTGASRGIGAAMARGLAKPGTRLITLARCEDPELAAYARSQDAQLEQLSVDLSDLAAAEAAARRICDALPRDAGRYLLINNAGTVHPVSGTDALIDGPAIAAAFNLNVTAVMLLTARFLAAVEDLKADRRVLNISSGAGRNPNAGWGVYCATKAALDMYSRVVKQEQGEGGARVVSLAPGIVDTDMQAAIRSSDPKSFPALAKFQDFHASGKLSSPANVASRILAYLDRDDFGTTEIDDIRNYD encoded by the coding sequence ATGTCCGACACCATCGCAATTCTCACCGGCGCCTCGCGCGGCATCGGCGCCGCCATGGCGCGCGGCCTGGCCAAACCGGGCACCCGCCTGATCACCCTGGCGCGCTGCGAAGACCCCGAGCTGGCCGCCTACGCCCGCTCGCAGGACGCGCAGCTTGAACAGTTGTCCGTGGACCTGTCGGACCTGGCCGCGGCGGAAGCGGCCGCGCGCCGCATCTGCGACGCGCTGCCGCGCGACGCCGGCCGCTACCTGCTGATCAACAACGCCGGCACCGTGCATCCCGTGTCCGGCACCGACGCGCTGATCGACGGCCCGGCGATTGCCGCCGCCTTCAACCTGAACGTGACGGCCGTGATGCTGCTGACCGCGCGCTTCCTGGCCGCGGTCGAAGATCTCAAGGCCGACCGCCGCGTGCTCAACATCTCGTCCGGCGCCGGCCGCAATCCCAATGCCGGCTGGGGCGTGTACTGCGCCACCAAGGCCGCGCTCGACATGTACTCGCGCGTGGTCAAGCAGGAACAGGGCGAAGGCGGCGCGCGCGTCGTCTCGCTGGCCCCCGGCATTGTCGACACCGACATGCAGGCCGCCATCCGTTCCAGCGACCCCAAGAGCTTCCCGGCGCTGGCCAAGTTCCAGGACTTCCACGCCAGCGGCAAACTGTCCTCGCCCGCCAACGTGGCCTCCCGCATCCTCGCCTACCTGGATCGCGACGACTTCGGCACCACCGAAATCGACGACATCCGCAATTACGACTGA
- a CDS encoding MFS transporter, whose product MEHTMAPGVSPAIPAAEEDRIYRKVGWRLVPLLVVCYVVAYLDRVNVGFAKLQMLQELQFSETVYGLGAGIFFIGYFLFEIPSNIILHKVGARVWIARIMITWGIISACMMFVTSVHMFYFLRFLLGAAEAGFFPGIILYLTYWYPAARRGRITTFFMTAVPMSGLIGGPISGWIMNTFHGDHGLSGWQWLFLLEGIPSVIIGVLVLMYLDDRINKAKWLTASEKAVLIRNIAAEEQHKEDPPIRAALAHPRVWAMALIYFSFVMGLYGVGFWMPTLIKSTGVQSPLAIGLLTAVPNLFAVIGMILIARNSDRNRERRWHVAIPALCGALGLLFSAIWSGNTVLAILALTVANIGICTVLPLFWSLPTALLGGTAAAAGIALINSVGNLAGFVSPYLVGWLKDMTGTTNTGLYMLSACLVIGALVALAQPARLVNK is encoded by the coding sequence ATGGAACACACTATGGCCCCCGGGGTCTCGCCGGCGATCCCGGCGGCTGAGGAGGACCGGATCTATCGCAAAGTGGGGTGGCGGCTGGTGCCGCTGTTGGTCGTCTGCTACGTCGTGGCCTACCTGGACCGCGTCAACGTGGGCTTCGCCAAGCTGCAGATGCTGCAGGAACTCCAGTTCAGCGAGACGGTGTACGGCTTGGGCGCGGGGATATTCTTCATCGGCTATTTCCTGTTCGAGATCCCCAGCAACATCATCCTGCACAAGGTCGGCGCGCGGGTCTGGATCGCGCGCATCATGATCACCTGGGGCATCATCTCGGCCTGCATGATGTTCGTGACCAGCGTGCACATGTTCTATTTCCTGCGCTTCCTGCTGGGCGCGGCCGAGGCCGGGTTCTTCCCGGGCATCATCCTTTACCTGACCTACTGGTATCCCGCCGCCCGGCGCGGGCGCATCACCACCTTCTTCATGACCGCGGTGCCGATGTCCGGCCTGATCGGCGGCCCGATCTCCGGCTGGATCATGAATACCTTCCACGGCGACCACGGCCTGTCGGGCTGGCAATGGCTGTTCCTGCTCGAAGGCATCCCGTCGGTGATCATCGGCGTGCTGGTGCTGATGTACCTGGATGACCGCATCAACAAGGCCAAGTGGCTGACCGCGAGCGAGAAGGCGGTGCTGATCCGCAATATCGCGGCCGAGGAACAGCACAAGGAAGACCCGCCGATCCGCGCCGCGCTGGCGCATCCGCGCGTGTGGGCGATGGCGCTGATCTACTTCTCGTTCGTGATGGGGCTGTACGGGGTGGGGTTCTGGATGCCGACGCTGATCAAGAGCACCGGCGTGCAAAGCCCGCTGGCGATCGGCCTGCTGACGGCGGTGCCCAACCTGTTCGCGGTGATCGGCATGATCCTGATCGCGCGCAACTCCGACCGCAACCGCGAGCGCCGCTGGCACGTGGCCATCCCGGCCCTGTGCGGCGCGCTGGGGTTGCTGTTCTCGGCGATCTGGAGCGGCAACACGGTGCTGGCCATCCTGGCGCTGACGGTGGCCAACATCGGCATCTGCACGGTGCTGCCGCTGTTCTGGAGCCTGCCGACCGCGCTGCTGGGCGGCACGGCGGCTGCTGCCGGGATCGCGCTGATCAACTCCGTGGGCAACCTGGCGGGCTTCGTCAGTCCCTACCTGGTGGGCTGGCTCAAGGACATGACCGGCACCACCAATACCGGCCTGTACATGCTGTCGGCGTGCCTGGTGATTGGCGCGCTGGTGGCGTTGGCGCAACCGGCCAGGCTGGTCAACAAGTAG
- a CDS encoding PLP-dependent aminotransferase family protein produces MSKTFTLETLKIRMGDADLAPLDLHQRIQRALRALVLDGDLDPGVKLPATRALAQSLGVARDTVENAYVQLQRDGFIARRKGSGSYVSETIGTELRGSARRRALSRERRPASAQSIAPAAGLSRRGRAIFDSGGVADQQSVQAFATGLPETRSFPLAVWERLQRQVLRDHRGHVLLHGDPQGAEPLRRAIATYLNLERGAKVRAEQIVVLSSTRQALFLCAQLLVDAGKPILLENPGYFGARKAFEFAEARVVPVDVDAQGIRTDLLRADRSGAACVYVTPSHQYPTGATLSLERRLELTRWAAEGGRWIIEDDYDSEFHYDGLPTACVQGLDKHGRTIYLGTFSKTLYPGLRMGYMALPEELVSAFTRARSIVDGHTPQILQLTLARFMADGHYNAHVRAMRKLYAARREAMLEAVGRHLAGVARALRPEGGLQVPCLLEPGWSEADTIRRAAAAGLALPGLGRLYAGTPALQGWLLGYASLSAHEIDLAMRRLAAALGGE; encoded by the coding sequence ATGAGCAAGACTTTCACGCTTGAGACACTGAAGATCCGCATGGGCGACGCGGACCTGGCGCCGCTCGACCTGCACCAGCGGATCCAGCGCGCGTTGCGCGCGCTGGTGCTGGACGGCGACCTGGATCCCGGCGTGAAGCTGCCCGCCACCCGCGCGCTGGCGCAGTCGCTCGGCGTGGCGCGCGACACGGTCGAAAACGCCTACGTGCAGTTGCAGCGCGATGGGTTCATCGCGCGGCGCAAGGGCTCGGGCAGCTATGTATCGGAAACCATCGGCACCGAACTGCGCGGTTCGGCGCGGCGTCGCGCGCTATCGCGGGAGCGCCGGCCGGCGTCGGCGCAATCGATCGCGCCGGCGGCCGGCCTGAGCCGGCGTGGCCGGGCGATCTTCGACAGCGGCGGCGTGGCCGACCAGCAATCGGTCCAGGCCTTCGCCACGGGGCTGCCCGAGACCCGCAGCTTTCCGCTCGCGGTCTGGGAGCGCTTGCAGCGGCAGGTACTGCGGGACCACCGCGGCCATGTGTTGCTGCATGGCGACCCGCAAGGCGCCGAGCCCCTGCGCCGCGCGATCGCCACCTACCTGAACCTGGAGCGCGGCGCCAAGGTGCGCGCCGAGCAGATCGTGGTGCTGAGCAGCACGCGCCAGGCCTTGTTCCTGTGCGCGCAGTTGCTGGTGGATGCCGGCAAGCCGATCCTGCTGGAGAATCCCGGCTATTTCGGCGCGCGCAAGGCCTTCGAGTTCGCCGAGGCCCGCGTGGTGCCGGTCGACGTCGATGCGCAGGGCATCCGCACCGACCTGCTGCGCGCCGACCGCAGCGGCGCCGCGTGCGTCTACGTGACGCCTTCGCACCAGTATCCGACCGGCGCCACGCTATCGCTGGAGCGCCGGCTCGAACTGACGCGCTGGGCGGCCGAGGGCGGCAGATGGATCATCGAGGACGACTACGACAGCGAATTCCACTACGACGGCCTGCCCACCGCCTGCGTGCAGGGGCTGGACAAGCACGGCCGCACGATCTACCTGGGCACGTTCAGCAAGACCCTGTACCCCGGCCTGCGGATGGGCTACATGGCCTTGCCGGAAGAACTGGTGTCGGCTTTCACCCGCGCGCGCAGCATTGTCGATGGCCATACGCCGCAGATCCTGCAGCTGACGCTGGCGCGTTTCATGGCCGACGGCCACTACAACGCCCACGTGCGCGCCATGCGCAAGCTGTATGCGGCGCGGCGCGAAGCCATGCTGGAAGCGGTCGGCCGGCACCTGGCGGGCGTGGCGCGGGCGTTGCGGCCGGAGGGGGGATTGCAGGTGCCGTGCCTGCTGGAACCGGGCTGGTCCGAAGCGGACACGATCCGCCGGGCGGCGGCGGCCGGCCTGGCGCTGCCGGGACTGGGGCGCCTGTATGCCGGCACGCCCGCGTTGCAGGGCTGGCTGCTGGGCTATGCCTCGCTCAGCGCGCACGAGATCGATCTTGCCATGCGGCGCCTGGCGGCGGCCCTGGGCGGGGAGTAG
- a CDS encoding YggS family pyridoxal phosphate-dependent enzyme produces MMTLPTDPAQAAPGGADTQTRHDQHGRYPQALSVEDFRHNLAAIHARMDAACRRVGRDPAGVRLLPVSKTMDESRIRLAHAAGCRLLGENKIQEAHRKWQNTADLPDLRWSVIGHLQTNKAKLMAQFASEFQALDSLRLAEALDRRLQAEGRALDVYVQVNTSGEPSKYGLAPDDVAAFIQALPAFSSLRVRGFMTLALFSSDAERVRQCFVLLRGLRDRLRQDAPAGISLDELSMGMSGDFEIAIEEGATVVRVGQAIFGARALPDSHYWPGAA; encoded by the coding sequence ATGATGACGCTCCCGACCGATCCCGCCCAGGCCGCGCCTGGCGGCGCCGACACGCAGACCCGCCACGACCAGCACGGCCGCTATCCGCAGGCGCTGAGCGTCGAGGACTTCCGCCACAACCTCGCCGCCATCCACGCGCGCATGGACGCCGCCTGCCGGCGCGTCGGCCGCGACCCGGCCGGCGTGCGGCTGCTGCCGGTCAGCAAGACCATGGACGAATCGCGCATCCGGCTGGCCCATGCCGCGGGCTGCCGCCTGCTGGGCGAAAACAAGATCCAGGAAGCCCACCGCAAATGGCAGAACACCGCGGACCTGCCCGACCTGCGCTGGTCGGTGATCGGCCACCTGCAGACCAACAAGGCCAAGCTGATGGCGCAGTTCGCCAGCGAATTCCAGGCGCTGGACAGCCTGCGCCTGGCCGAAGCGCTGGATCGCCGCCTGCAGGCCGAAGGCCGCGCGCTGGATGTCTACGTGCAGGTCAACACCTCCGGCGAGCCCAGCAAATACGGCCTGGCGCCCGACGATGTCGCCGCCTTCATCCAGGCGCTGCCGGCGTTTTCCTCATTGCGGGTGCGCGGCTTCATGACGCTGGCATTGTTCTCCAGCGATGCCGAGCGGGTGCGCCAGTGCTTCGTGCTGCTGCGCGGCCTGCGCGACCGCCTGCGCCAGGATGCCCCGGCGGGCATCAGCCTGGATGAACTGTCGATGGGCATGTCCGGCGACTTCGAGATCGCCATCGAGGAAGGCGCCACCGTCGTGCGCGTCGGCCAGGCCATCTTCGGCGCCCGCGCGCTGCCGGACAGCCACTACTGGCCGGGCGCGGCGTAG
- the prfB gene encoding peptide chain release factor 2 (programmed frameshift): MEAERQNQLAARLADYAEREQALRRYLDYDAKAERLQVVNAELEDPAVWNDPKHAQDLGREKKALEDVVETLTGLGTGLADSNELFELAAADNDDATLESIELDANGFQEKLESLEFRRMFSNPADPLNCFLDIQAGAGGTEAQDWASMLLRQYLKYAERKGFKAEVLEESEGEVAGIKSATIKLEGEYAFGYLRTETGVHRLVRKSPFDSSGGRHTSFASVFVYPEVDDSFEVEVNPADLRVDTYRASGAGGQHINKTDSAVRLTHIPTGIVVQCQNDRSQHRNRAEAMQMLKSKLYELEMRNRMAEQQKLEDSKTDVGWGHQIRSYVLDQSRIKDLRTNVEISNTQKVLDGDLDPFIQASLKQGV; encoded by the exons ATGGAAGCCGAACGTCAGAACCAGCTCGCAGCCCGCCTCGCCGACTACGCGGAGCGCGAACAGGCTCTACGGAGGTATCTT GACTACGATGCCAAAGCCGAACGCCTGCAAGTCGTAAACGCCGAGCTCGAAGACCCGGCGGTCTGGAACGACCCCAAGCACGCCCAGGACCTGGGCCGTGAAAAGAAAGCCCTCGAAGACGTGGTGGAAACGCTCACCGGCCTGGGCACGGGCCTGGCCGACTCCAACGAGCTGTTCGAGCTGGCCGCCGCCGACAACGACGACGCCACCCTCGAATCCATCGAGCTGGACGCCAACGGCTTCCAGGAAAAGCTGGAAAGCCTCGAATTCCGCCGCATGTTCTCCAACCCGGCCGATCCGCTGAACTGCTTCCTGGACATCCAGGCCGGCGCGGGCGGCACGGAAGCGCAGGACTGGGCCTCGATGCTGCTGCGCCAGTACCTCAAGTACGCCGAGCGCAAGGGCTTCAAGGCCGAAGTGCTGGAAGAATCCGAGGGCGAAGTCGCCGGCATCAAGTCCGCCACCATCAAGCTCGAGGGCGAATACGCCTTCGGCTACCTGCGCACGGAAACCGGCGTGCACCGCCTGGTGCGCAAGAGCCCGTTCGACTCCTCGGGCGGCCGCCACACCTCGTTCGCCAGCGTCTTCGTCTACCCCGAGGTCGACGATTCCTTCGAAGTCGAAGTGAACCCGGCCGACCTGCGCGTGGACACCTATCGCGCCTCGGGCGCGGGCGGCCAGCACATCAACAAGACCGACTCGGCCGTGCGCCTGACGCACATCCCGACCGGCATCGTGGTGCAGTGCCAGAACGACCGCTCGCAGCACCGCAACCGCGCCGAAGCGATGCAGATGCTCAAGTCCAAGCTGTACGAACTGGAAATGCGCAACCGCATGGCCGAGCAGCAAAAGCTGGAAGACTCCAAGACCGACGTGGGCTGGGGCCACCAGATCCGCTCGTACGTGCTGGACCAGAGCCGCATCAAGGACCTGCGCACCAACGTCGAAATCTCCAACACGCAGAAAGTGCTGGACGGCGACCTGGATCCCTTCATCCAGGCCAGCCTCAAGCAAGGCGTGTAA